Genomic segment of Drosophila simulans strain w501 chromosome 2R, Prin_Dsim_3.1, whole genome shotgun sequence:
GATCGACAAAGTACTTGCTTTTCAGGCACTCTTCGGCCGTTGCTCTCGTTTTTGGGTTGTAGATAAACAAAATGTTCAGGAGATTCCTGCCTGATTGGCCAATCATGTGAAACTTCGGCGTAAGGTTATTATAGGGCTGTTGACTTAAGGTAAAATTTTGTACAGCGGGCAGATCGGCAAAGCCAGGCCAAATGGACTCCGATGGAGCTCCCAAGAGATCGATGATCATGTCCAGCTGTGCTATCTCTGAATTGCCCGGCAGCAGAGGTTTTCCGAGCAGCAGCTCACCAAGAATGCAGCCAAACGCCCACATATCCACCGCCGTGGTGTGTGTTCGGCATCCCAAGAGAAGTTCCGGTGCCCTGTACCACAAAGTAACCATCTGGGGAGTCATTGGTTTCGGGGGATTGCTAAACATGCGGGCCAGTCCAAAATCAGCTGGGGAATGAAAATTAGCCGATATCGGGATTAAATATGGTTTATCTTCTTACCCACTTTAATGCAGCCCTTGTCGGTCATCAGCAGATTGGATACCTTTAGATCCCTATGGATCATAAAGCGCGAATGGAGGTACTTCAATGCTTTAAGCACTTGCAAGGTGATGCACTTAACCTCGGACTCGGTGAAGGGCTGCGACATATTGTCTAGCACGGAGGCTAGGTCCTGCTCGCAGAAATCCATTACCAGGAAGATGCTGTCCAGGCTTTTGCCCACCACAACCTCACGCAAGCGGACAATATTCTCATGATGGCACTGCTTAAGGATCATGATCTCGCGGAGTCCACTAATTGGCAGCCCATCCTTTTCCTGATCCATGCGGACCTTCTTTAAGGCCACAATCTCATTGCTACGGGTGTCACGTGCGCGATCTGCAGCGGATTTCAGTTTAACCGAATGCGTTAAATGCATATGCAACCAAACTTACAGACAATTCCATAGCTGCCCTCGCCCACGCGGTTCAGTTTCTCGAATTCGGAGACAGGACGACAGCGGCCAAACTGAGATAttcgcataaatcaaatgttcTGATGAAGATTAGCTAAAAGGAATCTTATTTACCAGATTCTGCTCGGGAATCGGCATGGGTGTTCCGGTGTTTAGCGACATGAGGAAGCCCTTCCGGGTAATGGGCGCCTGGGGATCCGGCGCGGGATTGGTGTCCACATCGTTTGACTTTAAGCTGGACATCCTTTAAGTAAGATGCATTTATTTACGAAGCCAATAACGTCAACAAatgtttacaatatttaattagagATGGAAGTTCTAGATCGATATATGCTCGACCTGTCCGATAGCCCCCGTTAGAACTTTTTTAACCGGTTCGATTTGGCGGGGTTTTACATAACTTTTGAAAACGGTTCTGGGAAAATCGCCAATTGTCGATTACCGTACATGTAGGCCCATATTTCGTAATAGATACTAATTGAACCAAAGACAAAAGTGGCTAGAAACGCGGGCACGATTTATGAAAGTGAAATTGCACTAgtttaaagaaatttcaaatGCATGTCTTGGGCATTAAACTCGTCATCGCGGGCAATACGCATGTGTGAAAATCTGCGCGTAAAGCCACAACAACGACGCTTCAATTATCACTTTGAACTTGGAGCGGATCACCGATAGCCGGTGGTATATAAGCCGGCTACCCGGCTTCGAGCTGAATCATTCGGTTCTGCAGTGACCAAACCAAAGCCACAGGGATACCAGCTTTTACTCTTTACACCGCTACAACGCTAAACAATCATGCACAAGAACACCATTTGGTACGCAGCTGTGCTCCTTGTCGTTTACTTCACCCTGGTGTTTTGCGAGGAGACGAAGAACGAGGAGGCTCCGGCGCAATTGGATAACCAAGTGGAGGACACATGGGAAAATCTCGGCCGGGAGTTAATGGAGTTTGAGGGACGTACTCGCCGCCATCGCCACCACATGTTCTGGTGTAAGTAATATTGAACATTAAAAAagtaaagcaaacaaatataattagTATTAAATTTTAGTTAGCTATCTTAAACTCCCAAAATCTGTAAACATTTTATCACAATTTCTGCAATTCTTAGATTAAACAGAAACTGCTTCATAAAAGTTACCTAACAATAATCACCCAGACACTTTTCAGTACATAGATACTACCAATGTTATCAAAAAGCCTAATTTATATAACAATTAGCGAGCGAGTATTACAATTATTCTGATCGTTCGGAATCAACATAATCACATCTCATGGGCGTTAACCATCCCACTTTCTTTCGAAAGTTTCCCCACAGTTCAAATCCCAAGCCAGACGCACCTCATCCAAACTGGACGATCACGAATTGCTCGCAATTaacacttttcactttcaatcTTGGGCATAGATATTGGTTAATAAATTGTCGTGAAACCTTCTTCAAGAGTAGAAGTAGAAGTCGAGCAGTGAAAGTTTTCCAAATCTGATgcaatggaaaattatttaatcgTGTcgatattattgttattatcttCACAGATCGTCACCTATGGCCCATTGCCATTGCTTACTGGATCAAGGTGAAAGTGGTGATCGTATCCTTCTTTGTGGGCAGTGCCATTTACTTGGGTCTGCGCTATTTCTGGCCCCATGCCAGGTGCAACCAGGAGATCATCCTGGATCATCCGTAAGTAGATCTCAAAACTTCCTCCCTTACCGGCTTATTaataattccatttttttAGTCCTTCGTCTTTCTCCCATCACGATCACATTCCCTACTCTCTGGACCATGATCATTCGGAGCACTATGATGCTCCTTCATCTTTTGACTCCGGCGCCAGTTTCGAGCCCTATTCCGGATACAGCAGCTATGCAGGATCGGACATTGTCTCTGATGTGCATGGCGACTACCATGGCGAATCTCCCTCTGGACCAAGTGGTCCATCTGGTCCCGTAGATACGCGCCGTCGCGGACGGCGTAGCGCTGCAGATAACGCCCATTTGATCCAGGATGAGCAGGAGGAAGAGCACGTGGAGATTGTGGATGAGGAAATTTCAGAAAGCGTGGCTCGCCAAATGCCCGCCGAAGAGCAGTAAGTACAGAACGTTTGTTATTCACTAGATAAGGTAACATTTTGCAAATTCATCTTTAGGATTGCCGATTTTATGTTCGCCTTTTTGGGCCTGGACTCAAAGGCGTGCCGACGCCGATTCGTCTGTGAAATGGAGTTCAGATCCAAGTTGAATCCCTTGACCAGCATGGCCTTCCGCATTGTGGGTCGCGGATTCTTTGAGAAGTACACCAATGCCAGGAATCCTATGGCCAGGGCCACCAGCTTTGGCGAGTGTGCTGCCGTCAATCCCGAGTGCATTTTCGTGGAGAACGATAACGCCGAGGAAAATCCGGAGTCGGAGGGACACCAGGAGGCTGATCAGCAACAGGAAGCTGAACAGCAACAGGAGGAGCAGGCAGCCACCGAGGAATCTGCCGCTGAGGATTCCCAGAATGAGATCAACCTCCAAGCCGAAAGGCGACGAGCCAAACACAAGAATCGCAAGCTCAGCTCCATTGCCGAGCACATCCTGATGCAGTAGAACAACCTTGTCTAATTAAtctatttaattgtatttatttattttagctaTAAGAGTGGATAACGAACACAAATAAACTTGCCTCAATCTATGTAtggaaagtgaaaaattaCAACGTTTTCTTAAAtgcaattcaaattaaaaagtttaagttaCAACAGGGTTAAACAAAATCtcacagaaacaaaaaccagaTGAATACCTACCGCGAATACCTCGAAATGTGACTAAATTGAACAACTAATGCGACTATCAGTCGGAACTAAATCTTCTTGGTCTTTTTCTTCTTGATGGCATTTATCTGGTCAGCCATCTGTTCAATCTCGCGCTGGTTGATTGGCTCGTTCTTCCGCACCTGCGTCTTGCTTTTCTGTCGCTGGGCGAGATCGGTGGCGACATCGTTAAGCTTGCCCCACACGAAGCTGAGGAAACTGGTGGCCAGATCCTGCTTAAAGAAGGCAATGGCCACCAAGGCGATGAGCACCAGAGCCGAAATCGAATTCTGGTTGAGATCAGCTTCGGCGGCGCGCACCTCCGGCTTGAACTCCAGCTCAACGAACACGGAACCCCTGTCAGCCACAAACGTAGTCGATGGCAGCTTGTAGGTATATGTTTTATCGGAGAGAGTGGACTGCAGTTCTACCACGTAGCTCTTGCCGTCCAAAGGAATGCGAGGGAAGAAGACGGTGATGCCTGGGTTCAGTCTTGCTTTAGGATTCACCGGGGTGCCCACACGCTGCGAGAATACAGGAGAATCCGAGTTTCCTTTGCGGTACATCACAATGCGCAGCGTCTTGTAGTGTTCATTGAGTGTGGCCGTCACCCTGGCAGTGATGTCCACAATCTTCAAGGGACTAATAGCCACCAGGTTTATGTCACGCACATCCTCGCTGGCCACCTTAACCGTGTGCTGGGCAGGAATAGATCGCTCCACGATTTCCTTGTCGGGGACGACGCGCACGGAGTAGCTACAGCCAGGTTGCAGACCTCGGATGCGATACTGTCCATTCGCCTCGCTGGTGGCCTCCTCCGGCTGCTGGGGACAAAAGTTATCGGCTGTGGCCTGTACATTAACGCCGGCGAAGGGATCACCGTTTAGGGAGCTCACTGTGCCAAAGATTGAGTAAGCGAATCGCTTGCCACTTTAAAAATAGGGAAATGCTTTATATGTATGTTGAGGAATGATCAGAAATTGTACTTACACAAGGGTAACAGACACAGTCTCGCCATCCTTAATGTCAATCATTTTTGAGTTGGGCTCGAATTTGTACTCCTTCATCATGGGACGCAGGTAGTACTGCGATGGCGAAAGGGAGTGGAAGTTAATAGCTCCATTATCGCCGGTGACGAGGTTCTTGCGATAGCTCTCCCCACCGCTTAGCGAAAGGAGGACTCCGCCCAATGTCTGACCAGACTCGTCCTTGACAACCACGGAAATCTCGCAGAGTTTGTGAGCACTAAACGAAGCTGTCTGGCGGTTGTAGTCGCTGAAAACGTACGACTCCTTTTCGGCCTTAAGGTCAAAGGCAAGAGACTCTTCAATTGGGCCAAACTTAAATTCTCCGGTGACGGAGGTGAGTACTTCCAGGCTCTGCAACTCAGGCTGATCAGGGAAAGACAGTGTGATCTTTGCATCCTTAATGGCAGGAACAACCTTTCCGCGTAGAATCAAACCTCTGGTAGCCACAAAGTTGAAGGCAATATCTACACAATCGCTGCTGCCAACAATTTCGTGTTGCTGGGGCGCAAAAAGCAAGACATCGCTCACTGGTGTAATACGAAGGACCTGTTCCGGTTTGAGATACGTGTCATAGCGGTAGGCGAACTTGCCATCTACTTTGTGGGACTCAGCAACGGGTGTGATCACCTCCTGACCCAGCGATTCAGATTCGAGCACAAGCTTAATGGAATCAGCAGTGGGTTCAGTGGACAGAACTCGAACGCCAGTCTTATGGGCCACTGCATTAATGATTAGTGTTTGCAACTGATCTGGTTCTGGAGTAATGAACTTGCTGGGTAGCGACTCATCATACGTGTGGCAGCCCTCTAGCTTGAAATCGTAGCTACCATACTTGTTCACGCAAAATGTATTCACTCCTGACGCAATCTTCAGCGATTCAGTAGGTGCCTTTGGCTCAGAAGGTCCAGTGACGTGGGTGTATTTCAtcttaaaaggaaaatatacatcattcaatatacatattaagTCGTTTAAACAGTCAGACTTACCAGTGCCCGATGGCTAGAGATAATGGACACCTCGTAGCCCTTGTGTACAAATGGGGGCGCATCCTCTTCAGCAGAAGCAACGTTCAGGAACACACGGGTCGATTCGTAGCAGAGATTTCCCTGGGGAATTGTAAGTTCATAGGGACCAGGAAGCATATCCTTAAAAACGTATTTGCCACCTACGATCCAAAAGCATAAGATTGATGATAGGTAATTTTATATGATAAATAGTTACTCGGAAGACCATCCTAATTAAAACAGAACCATCACGCCAAAGATACATTATCTAGTGTTGTAATCTTATTACTTATCAGCGAGCACTGGTAACGAAATCTGTGTCAACTAATATTGTTACCTAATGAACTTCTTGgtacttttttaatttaaatataaaaatagttttgaaacTAGAATTATTAGCACATATCCATTTCTGctgaataatttttaaaccTTCTAAAATAGCTTTTTTCAAAACTGCAGATTATTTCTTGTGAGCAGGATAATCAAATTGAAACCTAAATTGTTTATGGCTACATTTTTCAGCATTCGTACGCTTcaacttaataataattacttACGATGTGCCCTGGCCTTCCACTTGTTCTCCGTGGGCTGACCGGTGGCATCTAAAGCCTGCAGGGTGACCTCAGCGGAAGTGCAGGTGGCGGTAGCATCAGGCAGACACTGCAGTTCGCCGCGAATCTTTGCGCGCAGCTGGGAAAAGGTTATGCCATTGACGGGTGCATCGCGAACCTCCGTCTGCTGCTGAACAGGGAAGAACTGCACTCCAGCGGCCTTGTCAGCATCCGTGGTCAGGACTTCAATGGTATATTTGCCAACAGGAAGAAAGGCGCACCAGTTTCCGGTCTCCGCGTTTGTGGAAGTCGACGAGTGGAAAGTGGAGCCGATCTTGGTAAGTCCCACATTGTGTGATTTCGGAGACACTACTTTTCCGCACACCTCATAAGCAGATGGCACAATGGTGGGCAGGGAAGCTGTGTTGATCTGAGCCTTGACTTGCAGGGGAGAAAACTGCAGCTGGGAGGACTCCACTTCGATGTTGACCGTGCCTGCCTTTAAGTTTTCCAACGTATATGAGCCCTGGGCATCAGTCTCGGCCACCTTCTTTCCATTTACTTTAACAACAGCTGACTTTAGCGGTTCCCCTCCGTCGGAGGTCAGGACTCGACCAGAAACGGTGAAGCCTGTGATCTTAAATTCGTCCTTGACTTGCAGCGTATCCTTGCCCACTTCTAGTTCCAACAGCTCGGGACTCAAGTGCAGCTTCAACTTGGAATCTAGGTTGATAGCTTGCAACAGGTACTTTCCAGATGGCACATTCTTGAAAATATACTCTCCCGATTTGTCCAATTGGGAGAAGCAGGAGGATGCGGATTCGTAGGCGCTATTAACACTATTAGCCGGCGCTGGGGAGGATGTCTCACATTTTGGCACTAAAGATTGCTAAAAAGAGAATAAGGATAAACGTTAATAATTGGtttacataaaaatttaatttaatttatgtaaagtGTATACAACagcttaaaataaatgaaacaatttTTGTGTACTACTTTCTTTTCAGAATATGTGTTAGCAAAGGACTATACTTACTCCTTTCTTCTTGTAAAGAGCCACACCCAGATTTCCAGGAAGCGGCGAGCTGGAATCAAAGCGACCAACCACATCGAATCCCGATACTACCAAAGAGTTTGCCGGCAACTCGGTGTTGCCGCTAACCACGACCACCTTGTGCTCCGCCTTGGAGAAGTGCCACCTTGCATGCGATGCCTTGACCACGTAGTTACCGGGAATAATGGGCGTAAAGGAGAACACTCCGTTCGCATCGCTCTTTGTGCGCCGGACTTCGCCCTGTTCAGATCGCAGTTCCACATCTACGCCACGGGCACCGCCGCCGGCGGCGAGGGCCACCTGTCCGGTGATGCCAAAGCCCTTGAACACAAAGTTCACATCGCGACCCTGGCTGCAAACGTCGGTCTTGCCATCGAAGTTCAATTCCACCTGTTCCGGCTCGAAGCTCCAGCCCGGTGGCGGAGAAATGCTGAGCAGGTAGTCGCCCTTGTCGTAAATCGGCAGGAAGTAATATCCGTTAGAGGGTGAGCAGTCCGTCTTGTCCTTCAGGGATCCCTGCTTGGTCAGCCTGCAGAGCGAGATGGAATTAGGTTAATCACATACGGGCCagttaatttattattcaattagcGGCCACCATGCGCCACAATTCTTATCAGGTCATCCCAGAAAGAGAACTGCTACTTACAGTTTGATCTCCACCCGGGAAAAGTCGATCTCGGCGTGGCTCTTGATGAAGCCACCGCAGCCGACGACCTCCACCTCGCCGGCGTTGGCATTTtggaaaagtttaattaataaaattacgAAAACGCCGGAAAAAAACCTCATTTTGACTACGTGCCCAGAGTGACCAGGGCTGCACCTTACGAATACGGGCGACAGTGTGGCCGTTCGTTAAAGTACACACTCAGTTTTCGATAGttacaaaaattaacatttgaGTATTTAAATACTGCATCCGTTAAAATAACGGTTTCAAAAGCCTATGTATCATcggttttattaaatttaaatgcacgTTACTTTTGATACATAACACATGGCTagcgatttaatttaaaatcgacattacaattattacaattcaatttaaacatATGTATTCTAAATATTGTAGAACAGcttgctttatttttgttttttttcagtttacTTTACagtttacatatatattttggtcaAGCAACAACAcccattttacatttttgatgATCAAATCAAAAGAATTTGAATGTTACCTCTTCacttcatatttcattttattatatctATTGATTTTATCTTCTACCCAATCTTAACTGAGTTATCGTTAAGGATGGGCAATAAAAGAAGTGCGATTGTGCGATAAAGTGGATAGAATTATTATTAAGCGCTCGCCATTTGGCATCGACATTGAATGAACACACTTTGCTGAAACAGATAATGGCTTGTCGTATATTAATAATCGGAACCAATTTCCATCACCCCAATGCAAGATAAAGACTCATACCCGAATATAAATGCGCATGTATCTATGTTTGTACATGGATGAGTGTGCGAATCAATCCGAAGTAAACCGATCTGAGGCCTCAGGCCCCGAGATATTGCTGCAAAGAAATTCATTTCAAGCGTCGTTGGTGCTATTGCGGCGCTTGTCTAATAAATATCATCGCCGATCGCGCGATAAACGACGTGCACATAAGGAATCCACAGTACGGAATATATGGGTCCGAACTCCCCAGTCTTTGATCCGATCCAAACAAAGCCCAAGAGAAGCGCTACTTACTCATTGGGGGGAGAATATGTGTAATGGCATGACTGGGTGTCTGTACTGTAGCCATGTCAATTGTCCGGCATTGACTTTGAAAAATCGCCTCGAGATCGTCTTGCTTCTTGGCCGTGCGCCATTAAGTGAGGCTGAGGGTTAACCCTCTGTGCAAGCACGTGATATATCTAGATCTTACAATatcatgtatgtatgtatgttcatcGACATACCAGCTCAATGCTGATATACATGTTTGCACAGATCATCATACATCActgcataaaaacaaaaggtcTCAGAGCTTAGATTGAAACCATTCTTGCGATATGTTCCATAATTAAGCTTTCCAGGAATGATTTGGTATAAAAAAAGGTGTAAtacaaaaaagtaagaaaTATAATAGTAGCTCTTCAAAAtca
This window contains:
- the LOC6733818 gene encoding nodal modulator 3; the encoded protein is MRFFSGVFVILLIKLFQNANAGEVEVVGCGGFIKSHAEIDFSRVEIKLLTKQGSLKDKTDCSPSNGYYFLPIYDKGDYLLSISPPPGWSFEPEQVELNFDGKTDVCSQGRDVNFVFKGFGITGQVALAAGGGARGVDVELRSEQGEVRRTKSDANGVFSFTPIIPGNYVVKASHARWHFSKAEHKVVVVSGNTELPANSLVVSGFDVVGRFDSSSPLPGNLGVALYKKKGQSLVPKCETSSPAPANSVNSAYESASSCFSQLDKSGEYIFKNVPSGKYLLQAINLDSKLKLHLSPELLELEVGKDTLQVKDEFKITGFTVSGRVLTSDGGEPLKSAVVKVNGKKVAETDAQGSYTLENLKAGTVNIEVESSQLQFSPLQVKAQINTASLPTIVPSAYEVCGKVVSPKSHNVGLTKIGSTFHSSTSTNAETGNWCAFLPVGKYTIEVLTTDADKAAGVQFFPVQQQTEVRDAPVNGITFSQLRAKIRGELQCLPDATATCTSAEVTLQALDATGQPTENKWKARAHRGKYVFKDMLPGPYELTIPQGNLCYESTRVFLNVASAEEDAPPFVHKGYEVSIISSHRALMKYTHVTGPSEPKAPTESLKIASGVNTFCVNKYGSYDFKLEGCHTYDESLPSKFITPEPDQLQTLIINAVAHKTGVRVLSTEPTADSIKLVLESESLGQEVITPVAESHKVDGKFAYRYDTYLKPEQVLRITPVSDVLLFAPQQHEIVGSSDCVDIAFNFVATRGLILRGKVVPAIKDAKITLSFPDQPELQSLEVLTSVTGEFKFGPIEESLAFDLKAEKESYVFSDYNRQTASFSAHKLCEISVVVKDESGQTLGGVLLSLSGGESYRKNLVTGDNGAINFHSLSPSQYYLRPMMKEYKFEPNSKMIDIKDGETVSVTLVGKRFAYSIFGTVSSLNGDPFAGVNVQATADNFCPQQPEEATSEANGQYRIRGLQPGCSYSVRVVPDKEIVERSIPAQHTVKVASEDVRDINLVAISPLKIVDITARVTATLNEHYKTLRIVMYRKGNSDSPVFSQRVGTPVNPKARLNPGITVFFPRIPLDGKSYVVELQSTLSDKTYTYKLPSTTFVADRGSVFVELEFKPEVRAAEADLNQNSISALVLIALVAIAFFKQDLATSFLSFVWGKLNDVATDLAQRQKSKTQVRKNEPINQREIEQMADQINAIKKKKTKKI
- the LOC6733817 gene encoding uncharacterized protein LOC6733817, with protein sequence MHKNTIWYAAVLLVVYFTLVFCEETKNEEAPAQLDNQVEDTWENLGRELMEFEGRTRRHRHHMFWYRHLWPIAIAYWIKVKVVIVSFFVGSAIYLGLRYFWPHARCNQEIILDHPPSSFSHHDHIPYSLDHDHSEHYDAPSSFDSGASFEPYSGYSSYAGSDIVSDVHGDYHGESPSGPSGPSGPVDTRRRGRRSAADNAHLIQDEQEEEHVEIVDEEISESVARQMPAEEQIADFMFAFLGLDSKACRRRFVCEMEFRSKLNPLTSMAFRIVGRGFFEKYTNARNPMARATSFGECAAVNPECIFVENDNAEENPESEGHQEADQQQEAEQQQEEQAATEESAAEDSQNEINLQAERRRAKHKNRKLSSIAEHILMQ
- the LOC6733816 gene encoding cyclin-dependent kinase 10 codes for the protein MSSLKSNDVDTNPAPDPQAPITRKGFLMSLNTGTPMPIPEQNLFGRCRPVSEFEKLNRVGEGSYGIVYRARDTRSNEIVALKKVRMDQEKDGLPISGLREIMILKQCHHENIVRLREVVVGKSLDSIFLVMDFCEQDLASVLDNMSQPFTESEVKCITLQVLKALKYLHSRFMIHRDLKVSNLLMTDKGCIKVADFGLARMFSNPPKPMTPQMVTLWYRAPELLLGCRTHTTAVDMWAFGCILGELLLGKPLLPGNSEIAQLDMIIDLLGAPSESIWPGFADLPAVQNFTLSQQPYNNLTPKFHMIGQSGRNLLNILFIYNPKTRATAEECLKSKYFVDPPQACDPGMMPTFPQHRNNTAAPPAVQPPADIPISDLLNVFIKRQRME